One genomic window of Vibrio rhizosphaerae includes the following:
- the aspS gene encoding aspartate--tRNA ligase: protein MRSHYCGHLNKSLVGQNVELCGWVNRRRDLGGLIFIDMRDREGLVQVVVDPDMADVFEVANQLRSEFCIRLTGEVRARPDSQINRDMATGEVEILATQLEIINRSDVLPLDFNQKNSEEQRLKYRYLDLRRPEMSDRIKLRARASSFVRRFLDGQGFLDIETPVLTKATPEGARDYLVPSRVHKGKFYALPQSPQLFKQLLMMSGFDRYYQIVKCFRDEDLRADRQPEFTQIDIETSFMTADEVRAVTEKMVREMWQELLDVDLGAFPVMKYSEAMRRFGSDKPDLRNPLELVDIADLVKDVEFKVFSGPANNAKGRVAVIRVPGGASLTRKQIDGYGEFVSIYGAKGLAWLKVNDRAAGLEGIQSPVAKFLSESVIEAILERTQAQSGDIILFGADKINVVSEALGALRLKLGTDLSLTDESAWAPLWVVDFPMFEEDDEGQLHAMHHPFTSPLGVTADELKANPANVNSNAYDMVLNGYEVGGGSVRIHDSAMQTAVFDILGIEEDEQRRKFGFLLDALKFGTPPHAGLAFGFDRLVMLLCGTENIRDVIAFPKTTAAACPMTEAPSEANPAALEELAIAVRAKAEDV, encoded by the coding sequence ATGCGTAGCCATTATTGTGGTCACCTCAACAAGTCCCTGGTCGGGCAGAATGTAGAACTTTGTGGTTGGGTGAATCGTCGTCGGGATCTGGGCGGCCTGATCTTTATTGATATGCGAGATCGTGAAGGATTAGTTCAGGTTGTTGTTGACCCTGATATGGCAGATGTCTTTGAGGTTGCGAACCAACTGCGCAGTGAGTTTTGTATTCGTTTGACCGGTGAAGTCAGAGCGCGTCCGGATTCTCAGATTAATCGCGATATGGCGACCGGAGAAGTGGAAATCCTTGCCACTCAGTTGGAAATTATCAACCGCTCTGACGTATTACCACTGGACTTTAATCAGAAAAACTCTGAAGAGCAGCGTTTGAAATATCGCTATCTCGACTTACGTCGTCCTGAAATGAGCGACCGGATTAAACTGCGTGCGCGTGCGTCAAGCTTTGTGCGTCGTTTCCTCGACGGACAAGGGTTCCTCGATATTGAAACCCCGGTTCTGACCAAAGCCACACCAGAAGGTGCGCGGGATTACCTCGTCCCAAGCCGGGTTCATAAAGGCAAGTTCTATGCGTTGCCACAGTCGCCTCAGTTATTTAAGCAATTGCTGATGATGTCCGGCTTTGACCGCTATTATCAGATTGTAAAATGTTTCCGCGATGAAGATTTACGGGCCGATCGTCAGCCTGAATTCACGCAGATCGATATCGAAACATCATTTATGACCGCTGATGAAGTGCGTGCGGTAACCGAAAAAATGGTTCGCGAGATGTGGCAGGAACTGCTGGATGTCGATTTAGGCGCATTTCCGGTGATGAAATATAGTGAAGCCATGCGTCGTTTCGGCAGTGATAAGCCTGACCTGCGTAACCCGTTGGAACTGGTGGATATCGCTGATTTAGTCAAAGACGTTGAGTTTAAAGTTTTCTCCGGGCCAGCCAATAATGCCAAAGGCCGGGTGGCCGTAATTCGTGTTCCGGGTGGCGCGAGCCTGACGCGTAAACAGATTGACGGATATGGTGAATTTGTATCGATCTACGGTGCGAAAGGATTGGCATGGTTGAAAGTCAACGATCGCGCAGCCGGTCTGGAAGGCATTCAGTCACCAGTTGCGAAGTTCTTATCTGAATCGGTGATTGAAGCAATTCTGGAACGCACGCAGGCGCAAAGCGGCGACATCATTCTCTTTGGTGCCGATAAAATCAACGTTGTGTCAGAAGCGTTGGGTGCGCTGCGGTTAAAACTGGGGACTGACTTGTCACTGACCGATGAGTCTGCCTGGGCGCCACTTTGGGTGGTTGATTTCCCAATGTTTGAAGAAGATGACGAAGGCCAGCTTCATGCGATGCACCATCCGTTCACTTCACCATTAGGTGTCACCGCTGATGAGTTAAAAGCTAATCCGGCCAATGTCAATTCCAATGCCTATGATATGGTCTTGAATGGTTATGAAGTCGGTGGGGGTTCGGTTCGTATCCATGATTCTGCAATGCAAACAGCGGTATTTGATATTTTAGGCATTGAAGAAGATGAGCAGCGTCGGAAATTCGGCTTCCTGTTGGATGCCCTGAAATTCGGTACACCGCCGCATGCCGGTTTAGCTTTTGGTTTTGACCGTCTGGTGATGCTGCTTTGTGGTACAGAAAATATCCGTGATGTGATTGCATTTCCGAAGACAACCGCGGCAGCTTGCCCGATGACGGAAGCGCCAAGTGAAGCGAACCCGGCCGCACTTGAAGAGCTGGCGATTGCTGTGCGAGCTAAAGCGGAAGATGTTTAA
- the cmoA gene encoding carboxy-S-adenosyl-L-methionine synthase CmoA, producing the protein MSHKDTIYSAPIQQIGDFTFDERVVEVFPDMIQRSVPGYHNIISTIGILAERYAKPNTNIYDLGCSLGAATLSMRRHIHHEGCHIIAVDNSSAMVERCRMHIEAYRSDTPVEVIEADIRDVTITNASVVVLNFTLQFLSPDDRSQLLENIYHGLRPGGILILSEKYRFADTTTNDLLIDLHHEFKRANGYSELEISQKRSAIENVLQPDTIETHKHRFAQIGFSSFDVWFQCFNFGSMFAIK; encoded by the coding sequence ATGAGTCATAAAGACACCATCTATTCAGCACCGATTCAACAGATCGGCGATTTTACATTCGATGAGCGGGTTGTTGAGGTCTTTCCTGATATGATTCAGCGTTCCGTTCCCGGTTACCATAATATTATTTCGACCATCGGGATACTGGCAGAACGTTATGCCAAGCCCAATACCAATATTTATGATCTCGGCTGTTCTCTGGGGGCTGCAACCCTCTCGATGCGCCGTCATATTCACCACGAAGGTTGCCACATTATTGCAGTCGACAATTCATCCGCCATGGTAGAACGTTGTCGCATGCATATTGAAGCCTATCGCTCCGATACTCCCGTCGAAGTCATTGAAGCCGATATCCGGGACGTCACCATCACCAATGCTTCTGTTGTGGTACTGAATTTTACACTCCAGTTTCTCTCTCCGGATGATCGCAGCCAATTGCTGGAAAATATCTACCATGGCTTGCGGCCGGGCGGCATTCTGATTCTGTCTGAAAAATACCGCTTTGCTGACACAACCACCAATGACCTGTTGATCGACTTACATCACGAATTCAAACGGGCCAACGGCTACAGTGAGCTGGAAATCAGTCAGAAACGCAGTGCCATTGAAAACGTCCTCCAACCGGATACCATTGAAACGCACAAACATCGTTTCGCCCAAATTGGTTTCAGTAGTTTTGATGTCTGGTTCCAATGTTTCAACTTCGGTTCGATGTTTGCTATCAAATGA
- the cmoB gene encoding tRNA 5-methoxyuridine(34)/uridine 5-oxyacetic acid(34) synthase CmoB — protein MFNFANFYQLIAQDQRLQPWLNVLPQQLTDWQNDSHGDFERWVRALNKLPAFKPDQVELKTEVAIHNQTPLAAGEQQKLENLLKTFHPWRKGPYHIHGIHIDTEWRSDWKWDRVLQHISPLKNRNVLDVGCGNGYHMWRMLGEGARLCIGVDPSHLFLIQFEAIRRLMGNDQRAHLLPLGIEALPKLEAFDTVFSMGVLYHRRSPLDHLLQLKDQLVAGGELILETLVIEGDESAVLVPKDRYAQMRNVYFFPSALALKVWLEKCGFTDVVIADENETSTEEQRTTTWMTHNSLPDYLDPANPKQTIEGYPAPRRAVLIARKP, from the coding sequence ATGTTTAATTTTGCTAATTTTTATCAGCTTATCGCGCAAGATCAACGCCTCCAGCCATGGCTGAACGTTTTACCTCAGCAACTGACGGATTGGCAAAACGATTCACACGGAGATTTTGAGCGCTGGGTCCGGGCATTGAATAAGCTTCCGGCATTCAAGCCTGATCAGGTTGAGCTGAAAACGGAAGTCGCCATCCACAATCAGACACCTTTAGCGGCCGGAGAACAACAAAAGCTGGAAAATCTGCTGAAAACATTCCACCCGTGGCGCAAAGGGCCTTATCACATTCATGGTATCCATATTGATACGGAATGGCGTTCAGATTGGAAGTGGGATCGTGTTTTGCAACATATTTCCCCGTTAAAAAATCGAAATGTACTCGATGTCGGCTGTGGGAATGGCTACCATATGTGGCGGATGCTGGGAGAAGGCGCACGTCTTTGTATTGGTGTGGACCCATCTCATCTGTTTTTAATTCAGTTCGAAGCCATACGACGATTAATGGGAAATGATCAGCGGGCCCATTTATTACCGTTAGGTATCGAAGCACTGCCGAAACTCGAAGCATTTGATACGGTGTTTAGTATGGGGGTTTTGTATCACCGTCGTTCGCCGCTGGACCATTTGTTACAGTTAAAAGATCAACTGGTTGCGGGCGGAGAACTGATTCTGGAAACGCTGGTGATCGAAGGCGATGAGAGTGCGGTACTCGTCCCGAAAGATCGCTATGCGCAGATGCGTAACGTGTACTTCTTTCCTTCGGCACTTGCACTCAAAGTGTGGCTGGAAAAATGTGGGTTTACTGACGTTGTGATTGCCGATGAAAACGAAACATCGACAGAAGAGCAACGGACAACCACATGGATGACACATAACTCATTACCTGACTATCTCGATCCGGCAAATCCGAAGCAAACGATAGAGGGCTACCCGGCACCGAGAAGAGCAGTTCTGATTGCCCGGAAACCATAA
- a CDS encoding ATP-dependent zinc protease family protein, whose translation MFKRLALVATISTLAGCVTTEERNLHHETIAAIHGTENNINQRLTNLELQSSNQVDYIDSLENEVSSLKQQIHRLNQNHYQHSLLQESNSAQSLQHLASSDPAPANKVILGQVERISIESIKQKFDARVDTGAATSSLDATDIEEFERNGKNWVRFHLSGRGEQDDAQVADKKNASDKTAKPEDKDNWIEAPVVRYVKIRQASTSESERRAVVELWISVGNIRERTEFTLADRSHMSHPILLGREFLRDIALVDVSKKYIQSTAK comes from the coding sequence ATGTTTAAACGACTTGCACTTGTGGCCACAATATCCACACTAGCGGGATGCGTCACAACAGAGGAAAGAAACTTACATCACGAGACCATTGCTGCAATTCATGGGACAGAAAACAACATTAATCAACGTCTGACCAATCTAGAATTGCAGTCCAGTAATCAAGTCGATTACATCGATAGTCTGGAAAATGAAGTTTCTTCTTTAAAACAGCAAATACATCGACTCAATCAGAATCACTATCAGCATTCATTACTACAGGAGAGTAACTCAGCCCAGTCGCTGCAACATCTTGCTTCATCAGATCCAGCACCGGCAAATAAGGTTATCCTTGGACAGGTTGAGCGAATCAGTATTGAATCGATCAAACAAAAATTCGATGCCCGGGTCGATACAGGCGCTGCTACATCATCTTTGGACGCAACCGATATTGAAGAATTTGAAAGAAATGGCAAAAACTGGGTTCGCTTTCATTTATCGGGTCGGGGCGAACAGGATGATGCCCAAGTAGCAGACAAAAAAAATGCCAGCGATAAAACGGCCAAACCAGAAGACAAGGACAACTGGATCGAAGCACCGGTAGTACGCTATGTCAAAATTCGACAAGCCTCAACATCGGAAAGCGAACGACGGGCAGTGGTTGAATTATGGATCAGTGTCGGGAACATTCGTGAACGAACAGAATTTACCCTTGCCGATCGCTCCCATATGTCACACCCAATTTTATTGGGGCGTGAATTCCTCCGCGATATCGCGCTGGTGGATGTAAGTAAGAAATACATTCAGTCCACGGCCAAATAA
- a CDS encoding inactive transglutaminase family protein, which yields MTSRIPFYISIVLLIAIGIYLSVFRHQVYGVPWVPGETRQVWEIEARIQFNAQGKEAKVSLAAPYTQDGFTLISESASSPGYGVSYLESTPGSRRAEWSIRRASGPQTIYYKTQFLVDPDAKSIAEPPHGPVDTPAFDSPEEAAAVSLITQASERSADDVTFTRELIKALNDAESQNAQLLLNQMTKYEATQKMLSYSGIPNKIVGVLELEDGRRRQSIEPMNEVWDGERWVVFNPDTGKQANHPNLLVWDESNVSLLDVVGGKNSRVQFSMISHEVSPQEATNSKVNADGLLNLSIHSLPLEEQAMFKTIMLIPIGALIVVFLRVIIGLKTSGTFMPVLIAVAFVQTQLLTGIIGFLLIVGTGLFIRSYLSKLNLLLVARISAVIIAVILMISLFTVLSFRLGITEGLTITFFPMIILSWTIERMSILWEEDGAKEVFLQGGGSLFTAILVYLGMTNPYVQHLTFNFIGLQLIVLALILLLGTYTGYRVSELKRFKPLVDEL from the coding sequence ATGACTTCCCGAATTCCATTTTATATTTCTATCGTACTGCTGATCGCGATCGGCATTTATTTAAGCGTTTTCCGCCATCAAGTTTATGGGGTGCCCTGGGTTCCCGGCGAAACGAGACAAGTCTGGGAAATTGAAGCGCGTATTCAGTTTAATGCACAGGGCAAAGAGGCCAAAGTTTCTCTTGCCGCACCATACACACAAGATGGGTTCACGCTGATTAGTGAATCCGCCTCTTCACCGGGGTATGGGGTTTCTTACCTTGAATCGACGCCGGGGAGCCGACGCGCCGAATGGTCGATTCGCCGGGCTAGTGGTCCACAAACGATTTATTACAAAACGCAGTTTCTTGTCGACCCTGACGCGAAATCAATTGCCGAGCCACCCCACGGTCCGGTTGATACCCCGGCATTCGATAGTCCGGAGGAAGCCGCAGCGGTCTCTCTGATTACGCAGGCAAGTGAGCGTTCAGCTGATGACGTGACCTTTACCAGAGAGCTGATCAAAGCACTGAATGACGCGGAAAGCCAGAACGCACAATTGCTGTTGAATCAGATGACCAAATATGAAGCCACACAAAAGATGCTTTCCTATTCAGGGATTCCCAATAAGATTGTCGGCGTTTTGGAACTGGAAGATGGCCGCCGTCGTCAAAGTATCGAGCCCATGAATGAAGTCTGGGACGGAGAACGTTGGGTTGTCTTTAATCCGGACACCGGTAAACAGGCAAACCATCCGAATTTGCTGGTGTGGGATGAATCCAATGTCTCCTTGCTTGACGTGGTCGGCGGTAAAAACAGCCGGGTACAATTCAGCATGATTTCCCACGAGGTTTCACCTCAGGAAGCCACGAACAGTAAAGTCAATGCGGACGGATTACTCAATCTATCCATCCACAGCCTACCGTTAGAAGAGCAAGCGATGTTTAAAACCATCATGCTGATTCCTATCGGTGCACTGATTGTCGTATTTCTCCGCGTCATTATCGGACTTAAAACATCCGGGACATTCATGCCGGTTCTGATCGCGGTAGCATTTGTCCAGACCCAACTCCTCACGGGGATTATCGGTTTTCTGTTAATTGTGGGAACAGGATTATTTATCCGTAGTTATCTGTCGAAACTGAACCTGTTACTGGTCGCCCGAATATCGGCCGTGATCATCGCGGTCATTCTGATGATTTCGCTCTTCACGGTACTCTCCTTCCGACTGGGCATAACGGAAGGACTCACCATTACTTTCTTCCCTATGATTATTCTCTCATGGACCATTGAGCGGATGTCGATTCTCTGGGAAGAAGACGGTGCGAAAGAGGTCTTTCTGCAAGGTGGCGGTTCGCTGTTTACCGCGATTCTGGTTTACCTTGGCATGACCAATCCATATGTTCAGCATCTGACGTTTAATTTTATCGGGTTACAGTTGATTGTGTTGGCACTTATTCTGTTGCTGGGAACGTATACCGGCTATCGTGTCAGCGAATTGAAGCGCTTCAAACCTCTGGTAGATGAACTATGA
- a CDS encoding alpha-L-glutamate ligase-like protein codes for MIFEKYTSPFRLRHKGIMGMNKRNHSYIGRYNDRAKYPLVDDKLQTKIIAEKAGCTVPQLIGVIRNQYEVKQIHQLVQQWPNFVIKPARGSGGKGILVVTSHQNGVYVKPSGATLSAEDVERHVSNALAGLFSLGGKNDVAIIENLIQFDDCFDGFSYEGVPDVRVIVFKGYPVMCMMRLSTRASDGKANLHQGAVGVGIDIATGKAVRAVQFGQPVTHHPDTGRALIELEVPHWQRLLELAAQAWEMTGLGYLGTDMVLDKNKGPMVLELNARPGLAIQIANGAGLLPRLRHIEHMGAPEQPLDAQARVEYSMHHFAATSQHLTQ; via the coding sequence ATGATTTTTGAAAAATATACCTCCCCTTTCCGCTTAAGGCATAAGGGGATCATGGGGATGAATAAGCGTAACCATAGCTATATTGGCCGTTACAATGATCGCGCTAAATATCCCTTAGTCGATGATAAGCTTCAGACGAAAATCATCGCAGAGAAAGCCGGATGTACCGTCCCTCAACTCATCGGCGTGATCCGCAACCAGTATGAAGTCAAACAAATTCATCAACTGGTTCAGCAATGGCCAAACTTTGTGATCAAGCCAGCCCGCGGTAGTGGCGGGAAAGGGATTTTGGTGGTGACTTCCCATCAAAATGGCGTTTATGTCAAACCATCGGGTGCAACGCTCAGTGCTGAAGATGTGGAAAGACATGTCAGTAACGCACTTGCAGGGCTATTTTCTCTGGGTGGTAAAAATGATGTCGCGATCATCGAAAACCTGATTCAGTTTGACGACTGTTTCGATGGTTTCAGCTATGAAGGGGTCCCGGATGTCCGGGTCATTGTTTTCAAAGGCTATCCCGTGATGTGCATGATGCGCCTGTCTACCCGTGCATCGGATGGCAAGGCGAACTTGCATCAGGGAGCTGTTGGGGTTGGCATCGATATTGCCACCGGTAAAGCCGTACGAGCCGTTCAGTTCGGTCAGCCTGTGACACATCATCCGGACACAGGCCGGGCATTGATTGAACTGGAAGTGCCTCACTGGCAGCGTCTGCTTGAACTTGCCGCGCAAGCATGGGAAATGACGGGGTTGGGTTATCTTGGGACCGATATGGTGCTGGATAAAAATAAAGGCCCGATGGTACTGGAACTCAATGCCCGTCCCGGTCTGGCCATTCAGATTGCCAATGGGGCGGGTTTGTTACCACGACTCCGACATATCGAGCATATGGGAGCGCCTGAACAACCATTAGACGCCCAAGCACGGGTTGAATATTCAATGCATCACTTTGCTGCGACGTCACAACATTTAACTCAGTAA
- a CDS encoding glycosyltransferase family 2 protein — MNMKKKISVIVPCFNESEVIDFTVKELISVTNAIPGYRFELIFVNDGSSDDTEQQLLAHSRRHHQVIVLSLSRNFGHQQAVTAGLDASTGDAVVLIDADLQDPPKLIEQMIAKWEDGYDVVYGTRDRREGESAFKLASAKLFYRMLNRLSEVPIPLDTGDFRLMDRQVVDQLKAMPEKARFIRGMVSWIGFNQTSILYERSPRFAGESKYPLRKMLKFALDGILSFSVKPLKLSIMMGFLCSGVAFAMLMYSMYVRFMTDHWVSGWTSLFVAILFVGGVQLISIGILGEYIARIYNESKGRPLYILKKGRALESTKQHSVAK, encoded by the coding sequence ATGAATATGAAAAAGAAAATATCCGTGATCGTTCCCTGTTTCAATGAAAGTGAAGTGATTGACTTCACGGTCAAAGAGCTCATTTCCGTCACCAATGCCATTCCGGGCTATCGTTTTGAGTTAATTTTTGTCAATGACGGTAGTTCAGATGACACAGAACAACAGCTATTGGCACACAGCCGTCGGCATCATCAGGTGATTGTACTCTCTCTTTCCCGGAATTTCGGTCATCAGCAAGCCGTGACAGCCGGACTGGATGCCAGCACCGGCGATGCCGTGGTATTGATTGATGCCGATTTACAGGATCCCCCAAAACTAATTGAGCAGATGATCGCCAAATGGGAAGACGGTTATGATGTGGTCTACGGAACGCGAGATCGTCGCGAAGGCGAATCAGCCTTTAAACTCGCTTCCGCCAAATTGTTCTATCGGATGCTCAATCGCTTATCCGAAGTCCCGATTCCATTAGATACCGGTGATTTTCGCCTGATGGACAGACAAGTTGTCGATCAGCTGAAAGCCATGCCGGAAAAAGCGCGTTTTATTCGAGGCATGGTCAGTTGGATAGGCTTCAACCAAACCTCGATTCTTTACGAACGTTCGCCTCGCTTTGCCGGAGAATCGAAATACCCATTGAGAAAAATGCTCAAATTCGCATTGGATGGTATTCTTTCTTTTTCTGTAAAACCCCTGAAATTATCCATCATGATGGGATTTTTGTGCTCCGGTGTTGCCTTTGCGATGCTGATGTACTCGATGTATGTTCGTTTCATGACTGACCACTGGGTTTCCGGCTGGACTTCGCTATTCGTCGCGATCTTGTTTGTTGGTGGCGTACAATTAATCTCAATTGGCATACTCGGTGAATATATCGCTCGCATCTACAATGAATCCAAAGGCCGTCCGCTTTATATCCTGAAAAAAGGAAGAGCTCTTGAATCTACCAAGCAACATTCCGTGGCTAAATAA
- a CDS encoding GtrA family protein: MNLPSNIPWLNNRIRPEFKQTIRFALVGLINTGTSYILFVILYQILGYYMLASVLSYIGGMLISFILNRGFVFKSTARRGQLLPFCLVNLSSLACSTGVLYLLVEQFAMFVYFAQVVAIGVSMTINYLGYRTIFSSRRTNDQ, translated from the coding sequence TTGAATCTACCAAGCAACATTCCGTGGCTAAATAACCGGATTCGTCCCGAATTCAAACAAACCATCCGCTTTGCGCTGGTGGGTCTGATCAATACCGGGACGAGCTATATCCTATTCGTCATTCTGTATCAGATCCTCGGTTATTATATGCTTGCATCGGTTCTGTCTTATATCGGCGGAATGCTGATCAGTTTTATTCTAAACCGAGGCTTTGTGTTCAAAAGCACCGCGAGGCGCGGTCAGTTACTACCATTCTGTCTGGTAAACCTCTCATCACTCGCCTGTAGCACCGGTGTGTTGTATCTGTTGGTCGAACAGTTCGCGATGTTCGTTTATTTTGCGCAAGTTGTTGCGATTGGTGTCTCGATGACCATCAACTATTTGGGTTATCGCACTATTTTTTCGTCTCGGAGGACAAATGATCAATAA